The Halostagnicola larsenii XH-48 region GGTCGCCGACGAGGTGCCGGACCACTACGAGCAGATCAAGACGCTGAAAAACTCGAAGCGGTTTACGACGCCCGAACTCGAGGACAAAGAACGGGAAATCTTGCGACTCGAAGAGCGACGGGGCGACCTCGAGTACGAACTCTTCGAGTCGCTTCGCGAGGACGTCGCCGCGGAGGCGGCGCTGTTGCAGGACGTCGGGCGAGCGCTCGCGACGGTCGACGCGCTCTCGAGTCTGGCGACCCACGCGGCGGCCAACGGCTGGGTGCGGCCCGAACTGCGTCGAGACGGCGACCTCGAGATCGATCAGGGCCGCCATCCCGTCGTCGAGCAGACGACCGAGTTCGTGCCCAACGACGTGCGGATGACCGACGACCGGGGCTTTCTGGTCGTCACCGGTCCGAACATGTCCGGGAAATCGACGTACATGCGCCAGGTCGCCTGCATCGTTCTGCTCGCGCAGGTCGGCAGCTTCGTGCCCGCTCGAGAGGCCGAAATCGGGCTCGTCGACGGCATCTTCACCCGGGTCGGGGCGCTCGACGAGTTGGCCCAGGGGCGCTCGACGTTCATGGTCGAGATGAGCGAACTCTCGAACATCCTCCACACCGCGACCGAGGAGTCGCTGGTGATTTTGGACGAGGTGGGCCGGGGTACCGCGACCTACGACGGCATCTCGATCGCGTGGTCGGCGACCGAGTATCTCCACAACGAAGTTCGAGCCAAGACCCTCTTTGCGACCCACTATCACGAACTGACGGGACTCGCAGAACACCTGCCGCGGGTCGCGAACGTCCACATCGCTGCCGACGAACGCGACGGCGACGTAACCTTTCTCCGGACGGTTCGAGACGGCCCGACGGATCGCTCCTACGGGATTCACGTCGCCGACCTCGCCGGGGTTCCCGGCCCCGTCGTCGACCGAGCGCGGGATGTGCTCGGACGCCTGCGCGAGGAGAAGGCCATCGAGGCGAAAGGCGACGGCTCCTCGGAGCCGGTTCAGGCCGTCTTCGACCTCTCGAGTGGCACGATGGAACGGTCGGCGACGACCGACGGCGGCGAGGCCGCGTCGAAATCGGCCACCCAGGCCAGTCTCGAGACGGCGGCGAGTAGCGAGACGGACGCCGACCGCGAAGCCGCACTCGAGCCCGAGAAAGCGGACGTGCTCGCGGATCTCGAGGATGTCGACGTGAACGAAACGTCGCCGATCGAACTGCTCACGAAGGTACAGGAGTGGCAACGGAGGCTCGAAGATGAGTGAGCAGAACGATACTGACGACCGCGGGACGGCTCCCGACGGTCGCGAGATCGATCGCACCGATCACGAAATCCGCGAACTCGACGAGGACACCGTCGCGCGCATCGCCGCGGGCGAGGTCGTCGAGCGACCCGCCAGCGCCGTCAAGGAACTGCTCGAGAACAGCCTCGACGCCGACGCCTCGAGGGTCGACATCGCCGTCGAGGACGGCGGCACGGAGCTGATTCGGGTCGCCGACGACGGCCGCGGGATGACCGAATCGGCGGTCCGGGCGGCGGTCCGCCAGCACACGACTAGCAAGATCGAGGGACTCGAGGACTTAGAGTCCGGCGTCGCGACGCTCGGGTTCCGCGGCGAAGCGTTGCACACGATCGGGTCGGTGTCGCGCCTGACCGTCGAGACGCGGCCTCGAGCCGATGGCGACGGAGCCGGTCAGGACGAAGCGGCTGGGGCTGGCACGAAACTCGTCTACGAAGGCGGCGAGGTCACCGCCGTCGAGCCGGCGGGCTGTCCCGAGGGGACCACCGTCGAGGTGGCGGATCTGTTCTACAACACGCCCGCCCGCCGGAAGTTCCTGAAGACGACGGCGACGGAGTTCGCCCACGTCAACCGCGTCGTCACCCGCTACGCGCTGGCCAATCCCGACGTCGCCATCTCGCTGACCCACGACAGCCGCGAGGTGTTCGCGACGACGGGCCAGGGCGACCTGCAGGAGGCGATCCTCTCGGTGTACGGCCGCGAGGTCGCGAAGGCGATGATTCCCGTCGAGGCCGACGGCGGCGAACTCCCCGTCGGCCCGCTCGAGTCCGTGACGGGGCTCGTCTCCCACCCCGAGACGAACCGTTCGAGCCGGGACTACCTCGCGACGTACGTCAACGGCCGGGCGGTCACCTCCGACGCGATCCGGCAGGGGATCATGGGTGCCTACGGAACGCAACTCGGCAGCGACCGCTACCCCTTCGTCGTACTCTTTCTCGAGGTTCCGGGCGAGGCCGTCGACGTGAACGTCCACCCGCGCAAGCGCGAAGTCCGCTTCGACGATGACGACGCCGTTCGTCGGGCGGTCGACGCAGCCGTCGAATCGGCGCTGCTCGAGCACGGTTTGCTCCGCTCGAGCGCGCCGCGGGGCCGTTCCGCGCCGCGCGAAACCCGAATCGAGCCGGACGGGATCGACGGGCTGGATAGCATCGACGGGCGCGGGGGCTCCGCCGGAGCCGAATCGGATCGATCGCTCGAGGCTGACGCTGCCGGGGAGCGCGCGGGCGAAGCGAGCGGTGGCGAGGCGGCTCGAGCATCGAACGCGGACTCGGAACCGGCGGTGCGGTCGGAAACGGGGTCGGAGCCGACGACGAACGCGGAAACGACGCCGGAGTCGCCGGCGAACGCGGAAGCGGCTGCCGACGAACCGTCGACGACGGCGCGCGACGCCGACCACCCAGCGCCGACGAGTCGAGCGAAGGGGTCCTCAAGAACCGAGGACGACGCGCCGCAAACAGGTGGGACGCGAACGGAGGATGACTCGCTAACCAGCGGCCAGACAGCCGAGCGTTCCGAACGGGGCGCGTCAGGCTCCGAAACCGCATCCACAGCGGACCACACCGGGTCGGATACCGGGCACGGAGCCGACCTCGAGCCCGCTCGTAAGTTCTCGGGCGACACCGAACAGCGAACGCTCGCCGGCGATGTCGCGACCGGCGAGGAGACGGCGTTCGACTCCCTGCCCAACCTTCGGGTTCTCGGGCAGCTACGGGATACCTACCTCGTCTGTGAAACCGCCGACGGCCTCGCGTTGATCGACCAACACGCCGCGGACGAGCGCGTAAACTACGAACGGCTTCAGGAGGCCTTCGCCGACGATTCGACGGCGCAGGCGCTCGCCTCGCCGGTCGAACTCGAGCTCACGGCGGCCGAAGCCGAGGCGTTCGAACACTACCGCGAGGCGCTCTCGCGGCTCGGCTTCTACGCCGACCGGACCGACGACCGGACGGTGGCCGTGACGACCGTCCCCGCGGTGCTCGAGAAAACTCTCGAGCCGAGTCGACTGCGAGACGTGCTGGCGTCGTTCGTTTCGGGCGACCGCGAGGCCGGCTCCGAGACGGTCGATGCGCTGGCAGACGACTTTCTCGGCGATCTGGCGTGTTACCCCTCTATTACGGGCAACACGTCGCTGACGGAGGGGTCCGTCCTCGAGTTGCTCGAGGCGCTCGACGCCTGCGAGAATCCCTACGCCTGTCCGCACGGACGCCCGGTGATCGTCCGCTTCGACGAGGGCGAGATCGAAGACCGGTTCGAGCGGGATTATCCGGGCCACGGCGGTTGATCTCGAGCGGTCGATCGGACGCAACACCCGCGTCGGCTGCATCTGTGCTCTAAGATCCACCCCGACCATGGGAACAGTGGCTATAACCAGTATGCGAGTGTCCCGCTAGCTAGTGTCAAACATGGCAGCGAACGAAGCGAAAACTGCTCGAGAGGAGTGGGGGACTCGATTCGGGTTCCTGATGGCCATGGTCGGCGGCATGGTCGGGGCCGGAAACATCTGGCGCTTTCCCTACGTGATGGGGGACAACGGCGGCGGGGCGTTCGTCCTGGCGTTTCTGGTACTGCTGTTTTTACTCGCCGTTCCCGGACTGATGGCGGAGGTCGCACTGGGTCGATACACGAACAAGGGCGTCATCGGAGCGTTTCGCGACGTGCTCGGCCCCGGCGGGATGGTCGGATTGGGCGTCGTCGTCCTGCTGGTCAACATCGCGTTGATGTCCTACTACGCGCCGCTGATCGGGTGGACGCTGTACTACGCGGTACACTCGTTGCTGTTTACGTTCACCTCGAGCGGGTTCGAAGCCGAGCCGTTCATGAACGCCTTCTTCGCCAATCCGGCGCTCATGATCGGGCTTCACACGCTCGTGATGGCGAGCGTTGCGGGTATCCTCATGCTGGGCATCCGTCGCGGTGTCGAACGCATCGTCGTCGTGGCCGTCCCGGCGCTCGTCGCGTCGCTCGCGGTCATGACCGCCTACGGGCTGACCCTCGATGGGGCGGCCGACGGGCTCGCCTTTGCCTTCAGCATCGACTGGGCGTATCTCACCTACAGCAGCACCTGGATCGAGGCGCTCGGACAGGCGCTATTCTCGACGGGGCTGGGCTGGGGGATCGCCCTGACCGTGGGTAGTTACCTCCGCGAGTACGACGACGTGCCCCTCGGGGGCGGCGTCTTCACCGCGATCGGCGAGTCGAGCGTCGGGATCCTCGCCGCGCTCGCGATTTTCCCGGTCGTCTTCTCGGTCGGCGTCGAACCAGACGCAGGCGCGGGACTCGCGTTCGTCTCGCTCGTGCAGGTGTTCCCCGAAATCCCCTTCGGAGCGCTCGTCGCCATCCTGTTTTTCCTCGGGTTTTTCATCGCGACGTTTACTTCGGGGCTGCTCATCACCGAAGTCAGCGTCACGACGGTCTCGGAGGAAACGCGATTCAACCGAACGCAGACCGTTCTCGGAGTCTGTGGGGCGATCTGGCTCCTCGGACTCCCGAGTGCGTACTCGACCGAATTCCTCGGCTTCGCCGACTTCCTGTTCGGCAGTTGGGGGCTCCCGCTGGCGACGCTCTCGATCATCCTCGTCATCGGCTGGGTGATGGGACCGAAGCGACTGCGCGTCCTCGCGGTCAACAGAAACGCCGGGATCCACATTAGCTCGTGGTGGGACCCCGTGATCAAGTACGTCATCCCTGCGGTCATGCTCTTCATCATGAGCTACTACGCCGTCGACGAGTTCGGATCGCCGGAGATGATCGGCGGCATGCTCGTCATCGTTCTGTTCCCGCTCATCGGCTACGGAATCATGTCCGTCGCCGACCGATCGGCAGTCGAGGAAGAAACCGCCGAGGTTCCCGGAGGTGACGACTGATGGCGTTGACTCCCCCCGTGATCGGCATGCTCGCGTTCACCCTGTTCGCGTTCTGGGGCGTCGCCGGCTGGGCGCTCGTCCGAACGCTCCGACAGGAGCGCCGCAAGGTCGAACTGCTCGAGGACCAGGATCGGATCGACACCTACTCGCCGAAAGCCCTCGCGGAACTGCACGAGTGGATCGAACACAATCCCGAAGACCCGCTCGCTCCGAAAGCCCGAGAGCAGTACAACGAGTGCGTCGACACCCTCGAGACGGTCGATAACCGCTTCTACGACTGGAGCGAGCGAGAAATCGACTCACTCGAGCGGCTGTAACCATCCAGTCGCGGGTTTCGTCGACGGCCGTGAGGAGACTAGTCGAACGACCTACGAGACCACAGCACGCTACACAATGCACACCGAAACACTGATCGAAACGCTGGATACGCACACCGCAGGCGAGCCGACGCGGATCATCACGAGCGGACTGGATCGATCGAAGCTCTCCGGCGATTCCGTCGCAGCTAAGTGCCGCACCTTCGCGCAGAACCAGGACTGGCTCCGGGAACTCGTCCTCTGTGAGCCGCGGGGGCACGACGACATGTTCGGCGCGGTGCCGGTCGAACCCGCCGCGAACGACGCCGATCTCGGACTGTTTTTCATGGACACCGGCGGCTACCTCGAGATGTGCGGCCACGGAACCATCGGCGCGGTGACGGCGCTGCTCGAGACGAACCAACTCGAGGCCCGAGAGACGATCACCGTCGAGACGCCGGCCGGACTCGTCCGCACGCATCCGACGGTCGACGAAACCGGACGTGTCGAGTCCGTCGCGATCAGAAACGTCGAGTCGTTCGTCGCCGACGCGCTGACGGTTTCGCTCGAGGGCAGAGATGAGACGCGATCCGTTCCGGTCGATATCGTCTTCGCCGGAAACGCCTTCGCGCTCGTCGATGCCGGAACGCTCGGACGAGCGATCGAACCGGACAACGTCGAAGCGTTCGTCGAGGACGGCCTCGAGATCCGCCGAGCGATCAACGACCGCCTCACGGTCGACCACCCGTTCACGGGCGAGTGCCATCCGGTCTCGCTCGTCGAATTCTACGAGGAAGGGGCGAACGTAGATCGAAATGTCGTCGTCTTCGGCGACGGGCAGGTCGACCGCTCCCCCTGTGGCACGGGGACCTGTGCGAAAATGACGCTCTTGCACCGGAACGGCGCGCTCGCGGTCGACGAACCCTACACCTACGAGAGCATCATCGGAACCCGGTTTACGGGGCAGTTGCTCGAGGCCGAGCGACGCGACGGGATCACCGTCACGACGCCGGAGGTACGGGGATCAGCCCACATCACCGGCCAGCACACGTTCACGAAAGACCCAGAAGACGAGATTACGGGGCTTTCGCTGACGGGAGCGGCCGACGGGATCGGGACGGAAACGCTCTGAGCGATCGAGCTGCCGAACGGATCGTCGAACGCTACTCGGTGCGGGTAGTCGTTACTCGCCGCCGGGATACTGGTAGGTCTTATCGCCCGCGTTCACCGACTCGAACTCTTGGCGCATGCCGATCGGGATCGTTTCGGATTTGCCGATGACCATGTAGCCGTCCTCGACGAGCGAGTCCCGGATCGTTTCGAAAATCGGCGTCTTGTGCTCGTCGTTGATGTAGATGAGAATGTTTCGACAGACGACCATATCGAAGCCGGATTTCGATCGACCGTTGATCAGGTCGTGACGTTCGAACTCGACTGGTTCGCGGACCGTCTCCGCGACCTCGACGGAGTCGTCCCGTCTCGTGATGTACTGGGTCGGTCGCCCGAGAAAGTCCAGTTGGCTCGAGATGTCGTCAGTTTGTAAATCCTGATAGACACCGCCACGAGCCGTCTCGAGTGCGTCTTCGCTGATATCGGTCGCGAGGATGCTGATTCGAGATTCGTCGATTTCGCGATCGCTGTGTGCGAGCATCGACAGCGAGTAGGGCTCGCGACCGTCCGCACACGCCGCACTCCAGATGCGGACCGACGATTTTTCGTCGGTCAGTTTCCGGAGGAGGGTCTGAATCCCCTCCCAGACGCTCGGGTTCCGAAAGAACCCGGTGACGTTGATGCTCAGCGCGTCGAGGAGTTCCTCCTGTTCGGCTTCGTCGCGTTTCAACACCGAATAGTACTCCGCGTACGATCCGGAGTCAGTTCGGCGCATCCGCGACGAGACGCGTCGGTCGAGGTAGCGTTCGTTGTAGTAACTCGTCGCGAAGGAGAGTTCCTCCTCGACGAACTCGAGAATCGGCTGAATAGTATCTGATGTACTCATAGCACGCGGTCCGAGATATATCGATACATGGAATCAGCGGCCTTATACGTACCGGCAGTTGGAAGTTACGGTTTTCTTAGATTTTTGTGAGTGAAAGAGGCGACGGAGCGGGGATAATCACTCAAGCGTAGCGGGGTATCACGACACAAATATCAATATCCTATCTGTTTGTCGCTAGGAGCCCCACTGGCAGTGACACTGAAATGGGTTCGCCGGGACGTACACGATGAACGACATGGAACGGATCGATATCAGCGCGGGCTTTAGCATTCACGACTACCGAACGAAACTGAAACTCCTCCACGACGACGGAGACACGCGAACGCTCGAGAACCGGGCGGAACTTGGCTGTCCCTCGTGCGGACGGGCATTCACTCGGTTATTCGTCACCGAGAACGCGACAGCGTCGTTCGACGCGCCGCCCGAGCGGCCGTTCTGTCTCGCCCGAACCGAAGCGAAACTACTGTTGTTGGCACACTGAGTGCGGATACCGCCCAGCACCGGTCGACGACCGACAGCGGAGACTACTCGAGCGTCTTGGGAACCCACGTTCGATTCGGATCGTCGGTTGCTTCCATCCACTCGACCAATCGCTCGCTCATCTCTCCCCGGACCTCCTCGTACGCCGGGTGCTCGATCAGGTTCTGCAGTTCCGCCGGGTCCGCCTCGAGGTCGTACAGTTCGTTCACGTCGGGACCGTTGTAGACGAACTTGTATCGGTCCGTGCGAACCATCCGCTGCGTATAGAGGCCGAACTCGTCGCCGTGGTACTGGGCGAACACCGAGTCCGGCCACTCCGCGGGGCGGTCTCGCTCACGTCCGCGCTTGGCGTCGCTCTCGAGGAACGGAACGAGACTCCGCGCGTGAAACGAGTCGGGAACCGGAACGTCGCCGATCTCGAGGAACGTCGCCGCCAGGTCGTGGAGCATGACCGGTTCCCGACAGACCGAGCCAGCCTCGACCACGCCCGGCCAGCGGACCTGCAGCGGAACGTGGTAGGTATCGTCGTACATCAGCGGGCCCTTGTTGAACTGCCGGTGCGAGCCCGCGAAATCGCCGTGATCCGAGGCGTGAACGACCACCGTCTCCTCGGCGAGGCCCGTCCGCTCGAGCGCCGCGAGAATCCGCTCGAGTTGGTCGTCGATCATAGTGACGAATCCCCAATACTTGGCGACGGCCTCGGCCCAAAGATCCCAGTCGAAGTCGGCGACGCCGCGATACTCGAGGTACTGTTTCTGTACCCGAGGTTTCCCGTCGTACGTTTCGGCGTAGCTCTCCGGCGGTTCGATCGCCTCGGGATCGTACATCGAGGCGTAAGGTTCGGGAACGACGTAGGGGTGGTGCGGACCGTAGAAATCGGCGCGGTGAAAGAAGGGGCGATC contains the following coding sequences:
- the mutL gene encoding DNA mismatch repair endonuclease MutL, encoding MSEQNDTDDRGTAPDGREIDRTDHEIRELDEDTVARIAAGEVVERPASAVKELLENSLDADASRVDIAVEDGGTELIRVADDGRGMTESAVRAAVRQHTTSKIEGLEDLESGVATLGFRGEALHTIGSVSRLTVETRPRADGDGAGQDEAAGAGTKLVYEGGEVTAVEPAGCPEGTTVEVADLFYNTPARRKFLKTTATEFAHVNRVVTRYALANPDVAISLTHDSREVFATTGQGDLQEAILSVYGREVAKAMIPVEADGGELPVGPLESVTGLVSHPETNRSSRDYLATYVNGRAVTSDAIRQGIMGAYGTQLGSDRYPFVVLFLEVPGEAVDVNVHPRKREVRFDDDDAVRRAVDAAVESALLEHGLLRSSAPRGRSAPRETRIEPDGIDGLDSIDGRGGSAGAESDRSLEADAAGERAGEASGGEAARASNADSEPAVRSETGSEPTTNAETTPESPANAEAAADEPSTTARDADHPAPTSRAKGSSRTEDDAPQTGGTRTEDDSLTSGQTAERSERGASGSETASTADHTGSDTGHGADLEPARKFSGDTEQRTLAGDVATGEETAFDSLPNLRVLGQLRDTYLVCETADGLALIDQHAADERVNYERLQEAFADDSTAQALASPVELELTAAEAEAFEHYREALSRLGFYADRTDDRTVAVTTVPAVLEKTLEPSRLRDVLASFVSGDREAGSETVDALADDFLGDLACYPSITGNTSLTEGSVLELLEALDACENPYACPHGRPVIVRFDEGEIEDRFERDYPGHGG
- a CDS encoding sodium-dependent transporter, which produces MAANEAKTAREEWGTRFGFLMAMVGGMVGAGNIWRFPYVMGDNGGGAFVLAFLVLLFLLAVPGLMAEVALGRYTNKGVIGAFRDVLGPGGMVGLGVVVLLVNIALMSYYAPLIGWTLYYAVHSLLFTFTSSGFEAEPFMNAFFANPALMIGLHTLVMASVAGILMLGIRRGVERIVVVAVPALVASLAVMTAYGLTLDGAADGLAFAFSIDWAYLTYSSTWIEALGQALFSTGLGWGIALTVGSYLREYDDVPLGGGVFTAIGESSVGILAALAIFPVVFSVGVEPDAGAGLAFVSLVQVFPEIPFGALVAILFFLGFFIATFTSGLLITEVSVTTVSEETRFNRTQTVLGVCGAIWLLGLPSAYSTEFLGFADFLFGSWGLPLATLSIILVIGWVMGPKRLRVLAVNRNAGIHISSWWDPVIKYVIPAVMLFIMSYYAVDEFGSPEMIGGMLVIVLFPLIGYGIMSVADRSAVEEETAEVPGGDD
- a CDS encoding proline racemase family protein encodes the protein MHTETLIETLDTHTAGEPTRIITSGLDRSKLSGDSVAAKCRTFAQNQDWLRELVLCEPRGHDDMFGAVPVEPAANDADLGLFFMDTGGYLEMCGHGTIGAVTALLETNQLEARETITVETPAGLVRTHPTVDETGRVESVAIRNVESFVADALTVSLEGRDETRSVPVDIVFAGNAFALVDAGTLGRAIEPDNVEAFVEDGLEIRRAINDRLTVDHPFTGECHPVSLVEFYEEGANVDRNVVVFGDGQVDRSPCGTGTCAKMTLLHRNGALAVDEPYTYESIIGTRFTGQLLEAERRDGITVTTPEVRGSAHITGQHTFTKDPEDEITGLSLTGAADGIGTETL
- a CDS encoding CheR family methyltransferase; amino-acid sequence: MSTSDTIQPILEFVEEELSFATSYYNERYLDRRVSSRMRRTDSGSYAEYYSVLKRDEAEQEELLDALSINVTGFFRNPSVWEGIQTLLRKLTDEKSSVRIWSAACADGREPYSLSMLAHSDREIDESRISILATDISEDALETARGGVYQDLQTDDISSQLDFLGRPTQYITRRDDSVEVAETVREPVEFERHDLINGRSKSGFDMVVCRNILIYINDEHKTPIFETIRDSLVEDGYMVIGKSETIPIGMRQEFESVNAGDKTYQYPGGE
- a CDS encoding DUF7385 family protein; protein product: MERIDISAGFSIHDYRTKLKLLHDDGDTRTLENRAELGCPSCGRAFTRLFVTENATASFDAPPERPFCLARTEAKLLLLAH
- a CDS encoding sulfatase-like hydrolase/transferase, whose translation is MADTPSNVLLVLTDQERYDCSAPDGPPVETPTMDRLSSEGMRFERAFTPISICSSARASLLTGLFPHGHGMLNNCHEADAIQQDLPPELPTFSELLADSGYELTYTGKWHVGREQTPEDFGFSYLGGSDKHHDDIDEAFREYRDERGVPVGDVEFEEAVYTGDAPRDGSDGTFVAAKTPVDVEETRAWFLAERTIDAIEAHAKADSDRPFFHRADFYGPHHPYVVPEPYASMYDPEAIEPPESYAETYDGKPRVQKQYLEYRGVADFDWDLWAEAVAKYWGFVTMIDDQLERILAALERTGLAEETVVVHASDHGDFAGSHRQFNKGPLMYDDTYHVPLQVRWPGVVEAGSVCREPVMLHDLAATFLEIGDVPVPDSFHARSLVPFLESDAKRGRERDRPAEWPDSVFAQYHGDEFGLYTQRMVRTDRYKFVYNGPDVNELYDLEADPAELQNLIEHPAYEEVRGEMSERLVEWMEATDDPNRTWVPKTLE